Within the Setaria viridis chromosome 3, Setaria_viridis_v4.0, whole genome shotgun sequence genome, the region CGACGTGCATACCACGACCGTGTCAGAGGGGGAGCTCAAAGAGTGACATGTGGACTCACCGACACGGGCCAATGGCCGTAGGCCTGTCAACGTAGCTCGAATTACCGAAGAAGTGACCTGGCATGGCCGTGGGAGCATAGGATGCTTTTCTAAGTACAGTTCAGAAATAAAAATTAGAATGCGCTACAGTTGTAAAAAGGGGAAAAACTGAAATGCACAGTtgtaaaaagaaataaaacaacTAGTGCATTGTTGGTTTGTAAAGGGAAACAAACAAATtcataaaagaaaacaaatgcaACTTTTAGTTTATTGAACTCCGCCCTATACTGATTATCAGCCGTCACTAAATCAAATAGAAGGGGTGAGAAGAGCATGCGTGAGCTTTCGAGTGCAAATGATGCGATCAAAGATATAAGTCCACTAGAATATGTCACTtggctataaatatgtatccatTATATTGTCTAAAGTGAAAGGgttatatattataaaaatgtATTCCATGACGGATATCTTAACATACTCCATTAATCTGCATCTCTTTCTCTTACATACCGGTGGTAACAAAAACTTAAAAAGAGCTGTAGGTAAGTTCCAGTCCATGTATAAACCTAAAATGATAAGCTCCGGCGATGGGAACCGCCGTTTTCGGCGCCGACCAAGGTTCTCTAGTTCTTTGGATTCTGGAATTGGTCAAGGCGAGCCGATAGAGATAGAGGGAGAGAAGACCAGCGATCAGACATGACAATCGTCAGTGACGAAGACTCATCGCCCTCCATTTCACAGTGCGTGTTTGGGAGatatgggctaaactttagccctgtcatatcggatgtttggatgctaattaggaggactaaatatgatctaattataaaactaatagaagaacccctagactaaatcgcgagatgaatctattaagcctaattaatccatcattaatgaatggttaatgtagcaccatattatcaaatcatggactaattaggcttaatatatttgTCTTGCGCCCTAGCTTAGAGGTTGTGCacttagttttgtaattagctcattcCGAAATGATCTATTAATGACCAAATATCCGATAACACCCTGTCTCCTAATTATAAGCATCGGAACATCGTCTCCTCACCATCTCCCTCAAAAACCTTTTTATTATTCTACTACTGCAATGCTGCATGGGCACTCTGGAAATCCAGACAACTGTTTCCACCGGCCAATCAGAATCACCTTTGGCAGTCTGCCACACTTGTAAACCATCTATTTCATATGCCCCATCACTTTAAGCACGTTTCAGAAGCTCAGATTACGGACAAACCCAGCAAGAAAAGATCGTAACACCGAGTAAACTTCTTCACTACCTCGAAGGGCAGTTCACTTGAGTCAACAATCAATCGGTCCAAAAGGAAGGAAAATGAAACCACACCTGACTTCCTCTGTTCTGAAGCCATGAAGATGCAGAGGTGTGAAAAAGCACTGAAAAAAAGGCGCATTTTTGCATCGAGTACTGAGCAAGTGCGTTTCGTTTTCATTGCCTTAAAACTTTTGCCCTCCACTGGAGGCAAACATCCCCCCATCTAATGATCTAGCCAGTCCTGAGACCGATGCTCGTTtaaggaaagaaagaagacGGATGAACAACCATCGATGCGTCAAGGAATTCTTCCGTTCCGGTTTGTTTAGCAGAGACGCCGATGATAAACAGAACCAGTGAACCCTATGCATGCTCGATGCTTTCTAGAACGCAGGAATTTTTCGTCCCGGTCACTCGCCTGCTAGGATAAGATAAAGATGAGTGGTGGTTGGTGACATTGTGACAGCGAGATGGACGAGATAGAAAAGAGGCGAACCAGTTGAAGAGAAAGGAAAGAGATGGCAATTTCACAGTGCTCGGCAGCCATCCACGGACCACGGGCTCTGTGGATGTGAGTGTGACCAAGCAAAGCTGTTGATCGCGCAAGCAACAGGGACAGAAGGCGCCGTGGCGGTAGTCTAGGGGGTTAGGATGGGATTTTCAAACTTTTGAAGGGGAATTGGGGAAAACAATTTGTGTTTCAGTTGATCTTGCAAGCTAGCGTTAGACAGAAAACCTTACCAAAAAATTTAAGTGTAGATAATTAAGAAAACgtcttttcagaaaaaaaaaatgcattttcagaaaaaaaaagtagacaGAAAATGCCTACAAAGGCTAGCAATTTCTATACAAGTTACATGAATAGCAAAACTTTATACATCTACGACTTAGTATACGATTTAGATGCAAATAATATGCGTAAAATACTGATCACGCCTCCTTAGATATATATCGCTACTAAAGTCATAGCTTTGCGCAAAAGTATTTGTTTCTTCGTGAGAGTTTCTTCTCACGCCCATGATATTTATATGTAGCCATCTATCTATgtcataatttttatttttagattagTCTTCACACAAGAGAGGGGCCTAAATGGCAGAAGAGAGTAATTTAGCAGGAAATATTAGGGATACTTTAGATTAGTAGTTTAGAAATAGGCTATATTCAAAacttgttgatgatgatgcttgtaTACCAAATCCGATGATAGGATATTTTGGTTTGCTTTGCAAGAGTTTATGGCATTTCTTACTTTTTTTAGTAGCACGGCTATTCTTAAGACTAACGTTGGTGCTTTAAAAGGAGCTTAAGATAAGGTAAGATCCATCTCTCAAATGATTGGGCCCTCTGACGTCATCTTTCATTAGAGTGACTGTAGTAGTGTCATGCTAATCCATGCACAAGGTGGGGCCCGGGCACGGTCACACTAGGCGCCTCGTGCTCCCTCGCCTGGCTCACGCTTCCAGCAAACATAACAGCGAGCAAAGCAAGCTGGTTCTACTCTGCTCACCTGACAGCTCGCTCTGCCTCTGTCTGCttcgccacctccctccctccctccctctctctctctacaaaTCTCTCCCACTTCTCTCTCCCCCCGTCCATCTCGCGCTCCAAATTTCCCCGAACTCCGCCCCGCGCCTTTGTCGCCTTTCCGCACGCGCCGTTCGATTCGATCGCTTTGATCGACCAGGCATGGCCGACGAGACCAAGCAAGaaaccgccgccgcggcggcggcggccgaggtggTCGTGACGGAGCCCGAGAAAAAGGCGGAGGAGCCCGCGGCGGAGAAGGCCGTGGAGGCGGCCGAGGAgaaggccgcggaggcggcTGTGGAGAAGgccgtggaggcggaggagaaggccgcggaggcggactcggaggaggagaagaaggcggaggaggccctggaggcggccgcgggcgacgaggcggcggtgaTCGACGCGGCTGGGTCGTTCAAGGAGGAGAGCAACCTCGTGTCCGAGCTGCCCGACCCGGAGCAAACCGCGCTCGCGCAGCTCAaggagctcgtcgccgccgcgctcgccaacGGGGAATTCgacctgcccccgccgccgccgcccaaggagGAGCCCAAGAAGGAGGAGCCGGCCAAGGAGGAGGCGAAGGATGAGGCGAAGCCGGCCAAGGACGAGGAACCCAAGGCTGAGGCGGCGGCAGCCGAAGAGCCCGCCAAGGAGGAGGCCAAAGCTGAGGAGCCCAAGACGGAGGCGCCGGCCGAAGCTGCCGTCGAGGAGGTCAAGGCTGAGGCTCCGGCGCCAGAGGAGCCCAAGGCTGAGGCTGCCCCAGCGGAGGAGCCCAAGGCCGAGGAGCCTGCCAAGGAAGAGCccatggcggaggcggccaccgaggagccgaaggccgaggtggcggccgaggaggccaaACCATCCGAGCCAGAGCCGGAGGAGAAGACCGTCGTGGTGGCCGAGGAGGAAGCCACCAAGACGGTCGAAGCCATCGAGGAGACCGTCGTCCCCGCCGCGTCCGAGACAGCCGCGTCCGCtgaggcggaggccgcgccggcgccggcggccgagcgGAAGGAGGAGCTCATCTGGGGCGTGCCGCTGGTGGGCGACGACGAGCGCACGGACACGGTGCTGCTCAAGTTCCTCCGCGCGCGCGAGTTCAAGGTGAAGGAGGCCATGGCGATGCTCAAGTCGGCGGTGCTGTGGCGCAAGCGCTTCGGCATCGACGAGCTCCTGGGCGCCGACCTCGGCCTGCCGGAGCTGGAGAACGTGGTGTTCTACCGCGGCGCCGACCGCGAGGGCCACCCCGTTTGCTACAACGTCTACGGCGAGTTCCAGGACAAGGAGCTCTACGAGAAGGCCTTCGGCGACGAGGAGAAGCGGGAGCGCTTCCTCAAGTGGCGCATCCAG harbors:
- the LOC117849572 gene encoding patellin-3, whose amino-acid sequence is MADETKQETAAAAAAAEVVVTEPEKKAEEPAAEKAVEAAEEKAAEAAVEKAVEAEEKAAEADSEEEKKAEEALEAAAGDEAAVIDAAGSFKEESNLVSELPDPEQTALAQLKELVAAALANGEFDLPPPPPPKEEPKKEEPAKEEAKDEAKPAKDEEPKAEAAAAEEPAKEEAKAEEPKTEAPAEAAVEEVKAEAPAPEEPKAEAAPAEEPKAEEPAKEEPMAEAATEEPKAEVAAEEAKPSEPEPEEKTVVVAEEEATKTVEAIEETVVPAASETAASAEAEAAPAPAAERKEELIWGVPLVGDDERTDTVLLKFLRAREFKVKEAMAMLKSAVLWRKRFGIDELLGADLGLPELENVVFYRGADREGHPVCYNVYGEFQDKELYEKAFGDEEKRERFLKWRIQLLERGIREQLDFSPSGICSMVQVTDLKNSPPMLGKHRAVTRQALALLQDNYPEFVAKKVFINVPWWYLAANKVMSPFLTQRTKSKIVFCSPGKSAETLFRYIAPEQVPVQFGGLYKEDDTEFSTSDAVTELTVKPSSKETIEIPATENSTVVWELRVLGWEVSYGAEFTPDAEGGYTVIVQKTRKVPAHEEPIMKGSFKVSEPGKVVLIVNNPASKKKKLLYRFKVKSTAESA